From Orenia marismortui DSM 5156, one genomic window encodes:
- a CDS encoding cell wall hydrolase, with protein sequence MIKSKFILFICLMSVFIIAQVSFATPIFQIQLIYTVEQGDALINLAHKFDVTIDQIREANDLKENEFIKVGDKLIIPQNYEIPEQTQDKFSFYTKRDELSEYKLDLNQEYKVKIEKKKNKKRFDLSGLKTLNYYIKRGDNLYDLAKEFNTSISVLKELNDLDNNMIRLGDQIKLPINNLTPKEVLYHTISNREFELLARLIYGEARGEPYVGQVAVGAVILNRVIGSYFPNNITDVIYQPRQFSPVANGQINLRPNRTAYQAARAALRGEDPTRGAQYFYNPRTAKHQWWFKTRKVLVQIGNHVFMK encoded by the coding sequence ATGATAAAATCTAAATTTATTTTATTTATATGCCTTATGTCGGTTTTTATAATTGCACAAGTGAGTTTTGCCACACCTATATTTCAAATTCAATTGATTTATACTGTAGAACAAGGTGATGCTTTAATTAACTTAGCTCATAAATTTGATGTAACTATAGATCAAATTAGGGAGGCCAATGATTTAAAGGAAAATGAATTTATTAAAGTAGGTGATAAATTAATTATCCCACAGAATTATGAAATTCCTGAACAAACACAAGATAAATTCTCTTTTTATACTAAAAGAGATGAGTTAAGTGAATATAAATTAGATTTGAATCAAGAATATAAAGTAAAAATAGAAAAGAAGAAAAATAAAAAAAGATTTGATTTAAGTGGGTTGAAGACTTTAAATTATTATATTAAACGCGGAGATAATCTATACGATTTGGCTAAGGAATTTAATACTAGTATTAGTGTGCTTAAAGAGTTAAACGATTTAGATAATAATATGATTCGCTTGGGAGATCAAATTAAACTACCTATTAATAATTTAACTCCTAAAGAGGTATTATATCATACTATAAGTAATCGAGAATTTGAACTTTTGGCTAGGCTAATTTATGGAGAAGCACGTGGAGAGCCTTATGTTGGACAAGTAGCTGTAGGAGCAGTAATTTTAAATCGTGTAATTGGCTCTTATTTTCCAAATAATATAACTGATGTGATTTATCAACCTAGACAGTTTAGTCCAGTTGCTAATGGTCAGATTAATTTAAGACCTAATAGAACGGCTTATCAAGCTGCAAGAGCTGCTTTAAGAGGTGAAGATCCTACTAGGGGTGCTCAGTATTTTTATAATCCACGTACAGCTAAGCATCAATGGTGGTTTAAGACAAGGAAGGTTCTTGTTCAAATAGGAAATCACGTCTTTATGAAATAA
- the sleB gene encoding spore cortex-lytic enzyme has product MILNRKFTISLLVVMLVIIGLTMVSEAASLGDRILYFGSTGYDVRQLQTKLSHWGYNPGMVDGVYGKETEKAVINFQSDQNLRIDGFAGRETINRLLGKTTFSYAAKNLYKVNNSVEAVKASKYIMPVNQEELNLLARAVYSEARGESYQGQVAVAAVILNRVKDKEFPNTIKGVIFQPWAFTAVHDGQFWLQPNSQAMKAAKDALKGWDPSYGATFYYNPAKVTSMWIYSRPIITKIGRHYFAG; this is encoded by the coding sequence ATGATATTGAATAGGAAATTTACTATTTCGTTACTTGTAGTTATGTTAGTAATAATAGGATTGACTATGGTTAGTGAAGCAGCCTCTTTAGGAGATAGAATTTTATATTTTGGAAGTACAGGTTATGATGTTAGACAATTACAAACGAAATTAAGCCATTGGGGTTATAATCCAGGTATGGTTGATGGTGTTTATGGAAAAGAAACTGAGAAGGCGGTTATTAACTTTCAAAGTGATCAGAATCTAAGGATTGATGGTTTTGCAGGTAGAGAGACAATTAATAGATTGTTAGGTAAGACCACTTTTAGTTATGCTGCTAAAAATTTGTATAAAGTTAATAATAGTGTAGAAGCAGTTAAAGCCAGTAAGTATATTATGCCAGTAAATCAAGAAGAACTTAACTTGTTGGCAAGAGCAGTTTATTCTGAAGCAAGAGGAGAGTCTTATCAAGGGCAAGTGGCGGTTGCTGCTGTGATTTTAAATAGGGTTAAAGATAAAGAATTTCCAAATACGATCAAAGGAGTAATCTTTCAACCGTGGGCTTTTACAGCTGTTCATGATGGACAGTTTTGGTTACAACCTAATAGCCAAGCAATGAAGGCTGCTAAAGATGCTTTAAAAGGATGGGATCCAAGTTATGGAGCTACCTTCTATTATAATCCAGCAAAAGTAACCTCTATGTGGATTTATAGTAGACCTATTATCACTAAAATTGGAAGACATTATTTCGCAGGATAA
- a CDS encoding DUF4126 domain-containing protein: MNLILSMLIGVGLSAACGFRVFIPLLVMSISALTGNLELASDFQWIGSDSALYVFTIATILEMIAYYIPQVESFLSSISTTVTAIAGTIVMSSFVVDVSPLLQWSLAIIAGGGTSTVVQASRNKIKNVIRLRDVASNNFNLLSVEVLTAVLLSSLLIISPVLTLFLIAIIILILFKKFIFNVSIKFIRF, encoded by the coding sequence TTGAATTTAATCTTAAGTATGTTAATTGGAGTAGGCTTAAGTGCAGCTTGTGGTTTTAGGGTATTTATTCCTTTGTTAGTTATGAGCATCTCTGCTTTAACAGGAAATCTTGAATTAGCGAGTGATTTTCAATGGATAGGTAGTGATTCTGCTTTGTATGTATTCACAATTGCTACAATTTTAGAAATGATTGCTTATTATATACCTCAAGTTGAAAGTTTTTTAAGCAGTATTTCTACTACAGTGACTGCAATTGCAGGAACTATTGTAATGTCTTCTTTTGTAGTGGATGTCAGTCCTTTATTGCAATGGTCATTAGCTATTATTGCAGGTGGTGGTACTTCTACTGTTGTTCAAGCAAGTAGAAATAAAATAAAAAATGTTATTAGATTAAGAGATGTTGCTTCAAATAATTTTAACTTATTGAGTGTAGAAGTATTAACTGCTGTTTTGTTATCTTCATTACTTATTATTAGTCCAGTATTAACTCTGTTCTTAATAGCAATAATAATACTTATTTTATTTAAAAAGTTTATATTTAATGTTAGTATTAAGTTTATTAGATTTTAG